One Tachypleus tridentatus isolate NWPU-2018 chromosome 3, ASM421037v1, whole genome shotgun sequence DNA window includes the following coding sequences:
- the LOC143247340 gene encoding uncharacterized protein LOC143247340 yields the protein MHYNRKLWPQRTEFSVGRHNVKCESLVDLQKVLFPPLHIKLGLMKQFSTALDKESAAFKYLRDFFPKLSKAKVKAGVFVGPQIKKILECTEFSNKRSRKGKKAWDSFIAVVRGFLGNHKPENYLELVEVLLKCYGTMGCRMSLKVHILDTHLDKFKESMGAYQRSKRNASTKIYWTLNAATKEGITKT from the coding sequence atgcactacaacaggaagctctggccacaacggaccgagttctctgtagggaggcacaatgttaagtgtgagtcactagtggacctccagaaggtgttgttcccaccattgcacataaaattgggtcttatgaaacagttttctacagctcttgataaggagtctgcagccttcaagtaccttcgagacttcttccctaagctgtctaaggcaaaggtcaaagctggtgtcttcgttggaccacaaataaagaagatcctggagtgcacagaattctctAATAAGCGCAGTAGgaaaggaaaaaaagcttgggacagttttatcgcagtggttcggggcttcttgggcaatcacaagccTGAAAATTAtttggaactggttgaggttttGTTGAAATGCTACGGCacaatgggctgcaggatgtctctgaaagtccatatccttgacactcatcttgataaattcaaggagagcATGGGAGCATATCAGAGGAGCAAGAGgaacgcttccaccaagatatattggactttgaacgccgctaccaaggagggtataacgaaaacatga